The genomic interval CGGTCCGGTGGTGGCGATGCGCCGCTGGGTACAGCAGTTCTACGCGTGAGGGCGCGACGCCTGAGGGCGCGCCGCATGAATCAGATGAAGAAGTCCGCGTTCTTGTGGCCGAACTGGATGCCCCCCAGGTTGGCTGCGGGCTTCTCCACCTGGTTGGCATGATGCGCGCGGATGGCGTGGGCATCCTGGAAGAAGCGGTTGATGGGGTCTCGCTCGAAGATCGCCGCCCGCCCATGGGCCTCGGCCAACTTGTCCACCACGCCTAGCGCCGCGGTGACGGCGGCCGCGGCGTCGTGGCGGAAGTGCGCGCGGCGCGCGACCGGGATGGGTGTCCCCGCGGTGAGGTGCGCGCTCATCTCCGCGAAGTTGCGCTGCAGCACCCAGACCTCTCGGTCCAGCGTGGCCGCGCAATCTTCGACCAACCGCGCCGCCGTGGGGTCGTCACCGTGCTGCTGCGCGAAGTGCTCGAGCGCACCGAAGGCGGCGCCGAGCGCGGGCGTGGACACGCAGCGGGTGTGGATCTGGCCGAAGGGGAACCGGTAGGGGGCGTCGGGGTTCACCTCGTTGCCCGGGCTGTCGCCACGGAACCCGTCCGAGAACTTGTGCGTGCGCCTGTTCGGCACGAACGCGTCCTCCACCACGATGTCCTTGCTGCCCGAGCCGCGCAGCCCCGTCACGTACCACGTGTCGACGATGCGGAAGTCGCTGCGCGGCAGCAGGAAGGTGCGCATGTCCGGAGGCGCCCCCTCGGCCACGGGGGCGAAGCTGCCCAACATGATCCACTCGCTGTGGTCACAGCCGCTCGAGAACGACCAGCGCCCGCTGATGCGGAAGCCCCCGTCCACCGCGCGCACCTTCCCGACGGGCATGTACGAAGACGCAATCCACGGGTGGCGTCCCTGACCCCAGACTTCGTCCTGGGTCTCCACCGGAAACAGGGCGAGCTGCCACGTGTGCACGCTGAGCACGCCGAACACCCAAGCGCTGGAGGGGCATGCTCGGCCGAGCTCCAACTGCATGTCGAAGATGACGCGCGGGTTGAGCCCATAGCCCCCGTAGCGCTTGGGGACCACCGCCAGGTGTAGGCCGCTGGCCTCGAAGTCGCGCATCGTCTCGTCGGGCACACGGCGCAGCGCGATGGCCTGCTCCGCGCGCTCGGCGATCCAAGGGCGCAGGGCGCAGGCGCGCTGTACGAGGGTCAACTCCGTGACGAGCTCGTCGGTCGGGCGGGTCATGATGCAGCCTCCTCGAGCGCGCAGGTTCCGTCCTGGCAGCGCCCCGTGAGGCGCAGGCGGTTGGCCGCGAACCAGCGGTACGCGGCGTCGAGCAGCTGCGCGACGCCAGGTAGGCGCGTCAGCGCCACGACGGCCCCGAAGCCCACCGATGCGTAGAGCTGGCGGAAGACCTCGACCCCTTCGAACCACTCGGCACCGCGGCGCGCGTGGATGCGGCCCATGAGCGTCGCGTGGTCGAGACCCTCGGGCGGCGTGAACCCTGGCGCGGCGATGTCCGTGAACAGGATGGCCGCGTGGCGATCGAGGCGTCGCAGCAGGTTCACCTCGCGCAGGCACAGCGGGCAGTCCCCGTCGAAGAACAACTGCAGCCTCTCGTCGCGTTGGCCATGTGGCCCGGCGACCCGTTGACTAACTTGTGACGAGCTTTTCATAGACACAACCTAGACAATCAGAAGCCGGCGCGCAAGACTGGGGACGAAAGTCGTGTGAACATGCTGTCCATGGAAAACGCCTACCGCGTGGGGATGGTCTCGAAGCTGACCGGCCTCAGCGCGCACACCCTGCGGACCTGGGAGCGCCGCTACGGCGCGGTGGTGCCGCAGCGCACGGACGCGGGCGGGCGCCTGTACTCCGACGGCGACGTGCAGCGACTGCGCATGTTGCGGGACCTCGTCAGCGAGGGGCACGCCATCGGGACGGTCGCGGCGCTCAGCGACAGCGATCTCGCGCGGGTCACCGCAGCGGAACACCAG from Sandaracinaceae bacterium carries:
- a CDS encoding DUF393 domain-containing protein, with the translated sequence MKSSSQVSQRVAGPHGQRDERLQLFFDGDCPLCLREVNLLRRLDRHAAILFTDIAAPGFTPPEGLDHATLMGRIHARRGAEWFEGVEVFRQLYASVGFGAVVALTRLPGVAQLLDAAYRWFAANRLRLTGRCQDGTCALEEAAS
- a CDS encoding flavin-dependent monooxygenase, translated to MTRPTDELVTELTLVQRACALRPWIAERAEQAIALRRVPDETMRDFEASGLHLAVVPKRYGGYGLNPRVIFDMQLELGRACPSSAWVFGVLSVHTWQLALFPVETQDEVWGQGRHPWIASSYMPVGKVRAVDGGFRISGRWSFSSGCDHSEWIMLGSFAPVAEGAPPDMRTFLLPRSDFRIVDTWYVTGLRGSGSKDIVVEDAFVPNRRTHKFSDGFRGDSPGNEVNPDAPYRFPFGQIHTRCVSTPALGAAFGALEHFAQQHGDDPTAARLVEDCAATLDREVWVLQRNFAEMSAHLTAGTPIPVARRAHFRHDAAAAVTAALGVVDKLAEAHGRAAIFERDPINRFFQDAHAIRAHHANQVEKPAANLGGIQFGHKNADFFI